The Phacochoerus africanus isolate WHEZ1 chromosome 15, ROS_Pafr_v1, whole genome shotgun sequence genome has a segment encoding these proteins:
- the MRPL40 gene encoding 39S ribosomal protein L40, mitochondrial isoform X2 gives MRAEPLRKKKKVDPKKDQAAKDRLKKRIRRLEKASQELIPIEDFITPVKFLNKERQRPPVELPFEESERRALLLKRWSLYKQREHEMERSAIRSLLEAQEEALQELRLSSPELHAEATKRDPSLFPFERQGPDYTPPISDYQPPEGRYQDITKVYTQVEFKK, from the exons AGCAGAACCTCTtcgaaagaagaagaaagtagatCCTAAGAAAGACCAAGCAGCAAAGGACCGCTTGAAAAAGAGGATCAGACGACTGGAGAAGGCAAGCCAGGAACTCATTCCCATTGAGGATTTTATCACGCCAGTCAAGTTCTTGAATAAAGAGAG GCAGCGGCCTCCCGTGGAGCTGCCCTTTGAGGAGAGCGAGCGGAGAGCCCTGCTTCTGAAGCGGTGGTCATTGTACAAGCAGCGAGAGCATGAGATGGAGAGGAGTGCCATCAGGTCCCTGCTCGAGGCCCAGGAGGAAGCTCTGCAGGAGCTGAGGCTCTCATCCCCAGAACTCCATGCGGAGGCCACCAAGCGGGACCCCAGCCTGTTCCCCTTTGAAAGGCAAGGGCCAGATTACACACCACCGATCTCTGACTACCAGCCCCCGGAAGGCAGGTACCAGGACATCACCAAGGTGTACACACAGGTGGAGTTCAAGAAATAG